The following are encoded in a window of Thermovenabulum gondwanense genomic DNA:
- the meaB gene encoding methylmalonyl Co-A mutase-associated GTPase MeaB, whose protein sequence is MHLYERILNKDKRAVARLITLIENQTKEAREELKYIYKNTGNAKIIGITGPPGAGKSSLVNELVKTIRKEGKTVGVIAVDPTSPFSGGAILGDRIRMNEISLDPGVYIRSMGSRGSLGGIAKAAFDAVKVLDAYGMDYIIIETVGVGQSEVDIVKLADTVVLVLVPGLGDDVQAIKAGIMEIADIFAINKADKEGADRLIIEIQMMLDIGMKESSWRPPVLKTVALSGMGVPELFEEVKKHLEFQKNNGLLEEKRMLRIKEEFYNHLKDMVAKEILEKKSQKIKELLKDIEQKKLDPYSAVEIIISKINIL, encoded by the coding sequence ATATGAAAGGATTTTAAACAAAGACAAAAGAGCAGTAGCAAGACTTATCACACTTATTGAAAATCAAACAAAAGAGGCAAGGGAAGAACTAAAGTATATATATAAAAATACCGGGAATGCAAAAATAATAGGAATAACCGGTCCACCGGGCGCCGGTAAAAGCAGCCTTGTAAATGAACTGGTAAAAACTATTCGAAAAGAGGGGAAGACGGTGGGGGTCATTGCCGTAGACCCCACCAGCCCCTTTTCGGGTGGAGCAATTTTAGGCGACAGAATTCGGATGAATGAAATTTCCTTAGACCCCGGTGTTTATATAAGAAGCATGGGAAGTAGAGGATCTTTGGGAGGAATTGCAAAAGCAGCCTTTGATGCGGTTAAAGTACTTGATGCTTACGGGATGGACTACATAATAATAGAGACGGTGGGAGTAGGACAATCGGAAGTAGACATAGTAAAACTTGCAGATACCGTAGTGCTCGTACTTGTGCCGGGACTGGGAGACGACGTCCAAGCTATAAAGGCCGGGATTATGGAGATAGCCGATATTTTTGCCATAAATAAAGCAGATAAAGAAGGTGCTGATAGATTAATTATCGAGATTCAGATGATGCTGGATATTGGAATGAAAGAAAGCTCCTGGAGACCTCCCGTTTTAAAAACCGTGGCACTTTCAGGCATGGGTGTGCCGGAGCTTTTTGAAGAAGTAAAAAAACATTTAGAATTTCAGAAAAACAACGGTCTATTAGAAGAAAAAAGAATGTTAAGGATTAAAGAGGAGTTTTATAACCATTTAAAAGACATGGTTGCAAAAGAAATTTTAGAAAAAAAATCTCAAAAAATAAAAGAACTTTTAAAAGACATTGAACAAAAAAAATTAGATCCATATTCTGCCGTAGAAATAATAATCAGTAAAATAAACATTTTGTAA
- the mce gene encoding methylmalonyl-CoA epimerase: MKTLKIDHIGIAVKDLEEAKKIYTDLLGLEIHGEEIVVEQKVKVVFIPVGDSEVELLESTDPEGPIAKFIEKNGEGIQHIAFRVDDIEKALEELKQKGVRLIDEKPRYGAGGAKIAFIHPKATKGVLIELCERK; this comes from the coding sequence ATGAAGACTTTGAAAATAGACCACATTGGTATCGCTGTAAAAGACCTGGAAGAAGCAAAAAAGATCTATACTGATTTACTGGGACTTGAAATCCATGGAGAGGAAATAGTTGTAGAACAAAAGGTAAAGGTTGTGTTTATTCCAGTAGGTGACAGCGAAGTAGAACTATTAGAATCGACCGATCCGGAAGGCCCTATTGCAAAATTCATAGAAAAGAATGGAGAAGGTATACAGCATATAGCATTCAGAGTGGATGATATAGAAAAAGCCTTAGAAGAATTAAAACAAAAGGGTGTAAGGCTAATTGATGAAAAGCCAAGATATGGAGCTGGTGGAGCTAAAATCGCTTTCATCCATCCCAAAGCTACAAAAGGTGTTTTAATAGAACTTTGTGAAAGAAAATAA